A single Notoacmeibacter ruber DNA region contains:
- a CDS encoding energy-coupling factor transporter transmembrane component T family protein: MINGLYRPGTSPIHRMRAGLKMTLLAVTCTIVFFLDVWPLAVVLACAAALYAVARFDIQTVYRQLRPALPFILLLALFQVFAASWVEAVETILRFSSLILLAALLSLTTSPAALSDALLAAMRPFKRFGLPAEQIALAMTLAIRFIPVITQASEDVREAQRARGARTGFFRSAGPTLIRTLKIADELAEALEARGYGLGAKSNEK; this comes from the coding sequence GTGATCAACGGCCTCTACCGCCCTGGCACGAGCCCGATCCATCGGATGCGGGCCGGGCTGAAAATGACGCTTCTGGCCGTGACATGCACGATCGTCTTTTTTCTGGATGTCTGGCCTCTTGCGGTCGTCCTGGCGTGTGCGGCAGCGCTTTATGCCGTCGCGCGCTTCGATATACAGACCGTGTATCGGCAGCTTCGTCCCGCCCTTCCCTTTATCCTTCTGCTGGCCTTGTTTCAGGTGTTTGCCGCCAGTTGGGTCGAAGCAGTCGAAACGATCCTGCGGTTCAGCAGTCTGATCCTTCTCGCCGCTCTCTTGTCGCTGACAACCTCGCCAGCCGCCCTTTCCGATGCGTTGCTTGCCGCCATGCGGCCGTTCAAGCGGTTCGGGCTGCCGGCGGAACAGATCGCGCTCGCCATGACGCTTGCGATCCGTTTCATACCCGTCATCACCCAGGCCTCCGAAGATGTGCGCGAAGCGCAACGGGCAAGAGGCGCGCGAACCGGCTTTTTCCGAAGTGCGGGTCCCACCCTGATCCGCACGCTTAAAATCGCCGATGAACTGGCCGAAGCGCTTGAAGCCCGCGGCTATGGTCTCGGCGCCAAAAGCAACGAGAAATAG
- a CDS encoding transporter substrate-binding domain-containing protein — protein MTHFNEAILAELAPKGPLRAAINLGNAALARKRDDGTLEGISPDLARELARQTGRELETIVYEGAGKAFADAQNDVWDVAFLAVDESRAQKIDYTPAYVEIEATYAVRSDAPFQEMEQLDVPHAKILVAQNSAYDLYLSTELEAAEIVRAETPAASLDQFDRGGHDAVAGVRQTLEARYGGRDDIHILPGSITSIYQAMCVPKGRPAALEALTSFVEDAKRSGFVHERLEANGNGTLKIAPAAK, from the coding sequence ATGACCCATTTCAACGAAGCAATACTGGCTGAACTGGCTCCGAAAGGCCCCCTGCGCGCCGCTATCAATCTCGGCAATGCCGCGCTCGCCCGAAAGCGCGATGACGGGACACTGGAAGGGATATCACCCGATCTTGCGCGGGAGCTGGCGCGTCAGACCGGCCGCGAACTTGAAACAATCGTCTATGAGGGCGCCGGCAAAGCGTTCGCCGATGCGCAGAATGACGTCTGGGACGTGGCCTTTCTCGCGGTCGATGAAAGCCGCGCGCAGAAAATTGACTACACGCCGGCCTATGTCGAGATCGAGGCGACTTATGCTGTCCGGTCCGATGCCCCTTTCCAGGAAATGGAACAGCTCGACGTACCGCACGCGAAAATTCTCGTCGCACAGAACTCGGCCTACGATTTGTACCTTTCGACCGAACTCGAAGCTGCGGAAATCGTCCGCGCCGAGACGCCAGCAGCCTCCCTCGACCAGTTCGACAGAGGCGGTCATGATGCTGTGGCCGGCGTACGGCAGACATTGGAGGCGCGCTATGGCGGGCGGGACGATATTCACATCCTTCCCGGCAGCATCACCTCGATCTATCAAGCCATGTGCGTACCGAAGGGCCGCCCGGCAGCGCTGGAGGCTCTGACCTCATTCGTGGAAGATGCGAAAAGGAGCGGCTTTGTCCATGAGCGGCTCGAGGCGAATGGCAACGGAACATTGAAAATAGCGCCAGCAGCCAAGTGA